GCAGCAGGCGCAGCTCTGTCCACAGGTTGCCTTCCCGATTGGCGCAGTCGTCCGGGGGGCAGCCGACAACCTGTACGGCCGCTGCCCCGGCATTTAATGTGCGCACCAACAAATCGGGCGGCGCGGCGCCCACACACGGTAAGGCGATGACTTCAATGGCCGGTTGGTTGGGAGAACGGCCGTTCCCCGGTAAAAATGGTTTAGCCCCATGCGCGGCATGCCGTTCGCAGGTAAAAATCACCTTAACGCCTTCGGCGGGTGCTTTAGCCTGGGCCAGAGCCAACTGCGCGGCCACTATGTCCCACAAAATTTCCGGCGCATCGTGTCCCATGCTGACAGCCACGCCATCACACGAACCGACACAAATGCCGCAGGAGACGCACAGGCTGGGGTCTTCGATGGCGATGTATTTGTGCGGCTTGCCATCGTGCCGCTCCACCATTTGAATCGCGCCAAACGGGCAATCCAGGGCGCATTTGGTGCAGCCGGTGCAGCGATCCTTGAGGATATGCACTTTAGGCGCGGGGTCGGCGCGCCGGCCCTTCGACAGCCAGGGCAGGGCCAGACCAACGGCCGTCAGCACCAACAAAGAAACCCATAATATGATTTCGGCCGTTGTGCCGGCAGCGGGCAAGTAGAAAAGAAAAATGGGGTCCAGGGTGATGGAGCCGGGCAGCTGCAAGGTATTGGCCTGGGGCAGCATCCCCACCGGGAAAAGTATCGCCCCCAGCAGCAAGACAATGCCCAGCCCTACCGTCCATTGGGTGTCGGGCAGCCATTTGGCCCGGCTGAGGCGTTTGATGTGTAACCAGAAGAAGACGGCCGTGACCACAAACAACAACACATGGGCGGCCATCACCAATCCAATAATCCACCACGTATTCTGAGCCATTTCGGCCTGAATCAGGCGCGTCATCACCCCGGGTCCCCAGGCAGTAAAGCGCTGCAGCAAACCGGTAAACGCATCGCTGATGGCCTGCGCCCGCTGGTCCCAAATGAGCCAATACCCGGTGACGCCGGCCAGCCACAGAAACAGCGTCATCACCACACCCGTTACCCAGGCCAGCCAGCGCGGTCCGCGAAACCGTTCCATAACCAGCGTGCGGTAAGCGTGCAGCAGGGTCGTAATCACCAGCGCGCCAGAGGCATACCGGTGGATGGCGCGCATGGTACGGCCGATAA
This DNA window, taken from Candidatus Leptovillus gracilis, encodes the following:
- a CDS encoding hydrogenase iron-sulfur subunit, with protein sequence MFFQYGYDLSYNAVARLEGQFIGRTMRAIHRYASGALVITTLLHAYRTLVMERFRGPRWLAWVTGVVMTLFLWLAGVTGYWLIWDQRAQAISDAFTGLLQRFTAWGPGVMTRLIQAEMAQNTWWIIGLVMAAHVLLFVVTAVFFWLHIKRLSRAKWLPDTQWTVGLGIVLLLGAILFPVGMLPQANTLQLPGSITLDPIFLFYLPAAGTTAEIILWVSLLVLTAVGLALPWLSKGRRADPAPKVHILKDRCTGCTKCALDCPFGAIQMVERHDGKPHKYIAIEDPSLCVSCGICVGSCDGVAVSMGHDAPEILWDIVAAQLALAQAKAPAEGVKVIFTCERHAAHGAKPFLPGNGRSPNQPAIEVIALPCVGAAPPDLLVRTLNAGAAAVQVVGCPPDDCANREGNLWTELRLLRERVPRLKRAYANSPITAAWLPPNDFSQAIELKSVTRPNPETGQAEPDYPANRRLFVPFTWRNIAAAFALLALVMVMQIFLTDLPFRPQPAQPVIVQIALDDPSAPFGPLPSSLHPTTTMHMQLVVDGDVVLSSSVDTADWQKKKPKPILAEQAIAPGEHHITLSLVNEAARTTLVLFDETAVLQPGQILRLTFQPFQDPGCFRDCP